A genomic window from Gossypium hirsutum isolate 1008001.06 chromosome D10, Gossypium_hirsutum_v2.1, whole genome shotgun sequence includes:
- the LOC107914754 gene encoding uncharacterized protein: protein MRRPIRLAPMATAASAFWELGQGAPMDLQPCVGIPRIPDFSKSEFSSENTWNATTSGFACELNFENPTIKNHVEPYVPFLVENNASTSRYIESRATNHVCQAASVLNIATQYSGNIPLLIGDGTYATIANVRIFKLR, encoded by the exons ATGCGAAGACCGATTAGGCTTGCTCCTATGGCAACTGCTGCTTCTGCGTTTTGGGAGTTAGGTCAAGGTGCTCCCATGGACCTTCAGCCGTGTGTTGGGATTCCTCGAATCCCAGATTTCTCTAAGTCTGAATTTTCTAGTGAAAATACATGGAATGCTACTACATCCGGGTTTGCTTGTGAGCTGAATTTTGAGAATCCAACTATAAAAAATCATGTGGAGCCATATGTCCCTTTTCTCGTAGAAAATAATGCTTCAACATCAAGGTACATTGAATCAAGAGCTACCAATCACGTCTGTCAAGCGGCTTCGGTATTAAATATAGCCACACAATATTCAGGCAATATTCCACTTTTAATAGGTGATGGGACGTATGCTACTATTGCAAAT GTAAGGATATTCAAACTTAGGTAA